The Psychrobacter arenosus region CCATAAGCTAGTTGATAAATAAAAAGCTTTATAGATAAAAAAAATAGCGACCTAGTAGCTTACTAAGTCGCTATTTTTTTATAAGCAAAACACTGAATAACTGAATAACTGAAATTACTCTAAATGATTGCGGAAAACGGGCTAAACATTTAGAAAGAATGGCTTATGCACCCGACCCCATCGTCAGATAAAGCACCATTGCTACCCCATTATTCAAGATATGCAGCAGTATCGGCAACCATAAAGAGTTCGATTTCACCCGCACATAGCAAAAAATAAGCGCTAAAACAAAGATGGCGCTCATCTCAAAGAGCTCATACTGAGTATGGATAGCCGCAAATAAGATACTACTGATAATACTAGCGATAATCACACCACGCTGACGGTCGAATTGCTCAGCAATGGCGGACCAAATCAAGCCACGAAATACCAATTCTTCATAGAGAGGCGCCACCACTACGATTACTAGCACTAACAGCCACTTGGCATTGGTACTAGCAAATAGCGGGTCGACGAAATCTAAGGGCGTCCGATCAAGCAGCTGGCTCGCCACTTCATTAACCAAAATAAATAGGGTTAATAAAGACGCTCCCTGTAGCAGCATACGTCCTGTGATACGGCGAAAGCCTAGATACGCAAACAGTTGCTGGGAGTTGCTAACTTTACGGGCGACCAGCAGATAGGTCAGCAGTGACAATAAAACAAAGCAAAACAATACCGATAAACTGACGATAGTGCCCTGCTCCCCTCCCTGCGCGAATAACTCGCCAATCGTGAGCTCAGCAGCGTCGGGCAATACCATCTTCGCAGCAATATATAAACCTAATAGCTGACTGACAAAAAAGCTAGCAATCATGACAATGACCAGTCCTAAGACTCCTAGACGACTAAATAGCGGTGTTGGCACAGCTTTACTAGGAGGGACGGTCATTATTATGGTCTCAAGTTTAAGCGTAATGGGAAATCTTTGCACGCTATCAGTACTGTTAATTGGCAGCCGCTAACAGCTGTTTAATGCGCTTGGCCACAGCTTCAGGCTGCTCCAAAGGGAACATATGACCGCCTGGATAGATTTCATAATCGATACCCAAGCGCTTATTAATTTTTTGTGGGAATTTACGCTTAATAAAGATGCCGTCTTCCGCAATAATCAGTTTGACCGGCACTTTGGGCGGCTTATTGGGCGTGAGCCAATACCACGAAGGGTTGGTGCGGAAAATAGCTACTTCGTCGTCTTTAGGAATGGTCAAAGTCACCGTACCGTCGTCACAATCTGTCAACCCATGGTCGATGTAGCCCTGAAAGCAGCGCTCTTCGAAATGCTTAAACATACCTTTATCCCGCAGCTGCTCATAAGCCTCTTCGCGACTGTCCCAAGTATCACGGCGACGCTTAGACATATTCGCTGGCGACATTTTATCCATTAAGCGATGGTTCATTTTAGGCAATCTATCGCCCAGCTTAGCCATATGCCAAATAAAACTGTCTTTCCCATAGACCCAAGGAGGATCCATCAATACCACGCGAGTGAACAGCTCAGGACGGCGATAAGTAGCCTGTAGCGTACACAGGGCCCCTAACGAATGCCCTAGCCCAATAACTTGGCTGACGCCGTGCTTCTTGCAAGCTTGTGTGACGCTATTGATGACTTGCTCGGTTAGCGCTTGCCAATGGTTATCCACTGGATAATCTGGGTTCGGACCCAATAGCGGTACATATTCAATCGTATAGGTATCTTCTAAGACCGCAAACAGCGGTGCATAAACCGCACTCGGTATCCCATTTGCATGGGCAAAATGAATCACGGGTTTATTAGTCAGCTTAGAGGCAGCCGGTAATTTTATAGCGGCATTGCGCGCAGTAGTACGTTTTTTAAGAGGATTCAGCATCTTTTCATCCATGAAGTAACAAGTGAAGGGAAATCAGGAAAACAAGTCAGCAATCAAGGTCATGACCGAAATAAAACCATAGATATCATAATAAGAATCAAGGGATAGTGCTGTGCAAGCAGAACCGCTTAAGCAATCTAAGCCCACAGACCCTTAACCTAATAAAAAGATGACGCCGTCTAGCATCATCTTTTTGGGTAGTTATACTGAGTTATATAAGGGTTTGCTATCCTAGCAAGGCAACTGGCTCTTAGTAAGAATAAACCACTAGCAAGGATAATAAATAGTCTTAGAATTAGTGACATCAATCCTAGTAATACCAACGGTATAGACCCAGCTTATCTGTATAAGATAGTACACTAACGGCGGTAAGAAAAGCCGAGGTAGTCAACGTTTTCTAGTTGACAACGGCAGCCGTCAGCGTACCCGCTACAGCCAATCTCTAGTGCCTAGATTAACGCAGCTCAGCTGTATTTTGCTCATTGGGCAAAACATCTAATTTAATATTAGAGCCCAAGCCTGCGCCCATTTTAATAGCGAAACGGTCAAACAAGCGCTCAAACGGATCCACTGGAGAATAGTTCACGACATTGTCTAGTTTTAGCGCTTTTTCTAAAGAATAAACGCTGCCTGTTTTATCCGCTAAACCCAATTGAATCGACTGCTCGCCCGTCCAGAATAGACCTGAAAACAGTTTATTTTGCTCAGGATTCTTTAAACGATTGCCACGGCCTTCAGTTACAGCATTGATAAAGTGTTTATGGGTATTGGCTAGGACGTTTTTGACATGCTTTTCTTCATAGTCCGTCAACGGTCTAGATAGGCTTAAGATGTCTTTATATTCGCCTGCTGTAATGGTTCTATCTTTTACGCCCACTTTGTCCATAAGCCCTTCGATATCATAGCTCGGCATAATGACACCGATAGAGCCTACCAAACTTGAAGGGTTGACGTAGATTTCATCCGCTGCTGAAGCGATATAATAGGCTCCTGAAGCCCCAATATCACCGATAACCGCATACAATTTCTTATCCGGATGCTCTTTACGCAGCTCCATCATTCGTAGCCAAATTTGGTCTGACTGGACTGGTGAACCGCCCGGTGAGTTGATATTTAACGCCACCGCTTTAGCATTTTTATTTTCAAAGGCTTTGGTCAGGGCTTTATTAATGTCATAAGCATTGGCTTTATCATCATTGCTAATCACCCCTTGCAGATCTACCACCGCCAAATGAGGCTTGCTAGTATCCATCCCTTCCATACCGGTAGGGGCTTTACTGCCACTACAACCGCGACCTAGAGTTAAAAACAGCAACAGAATATAGCCAAAAGTTAACAGCTTAAAAAAGATGCTCCAACGACGGGCACGGCGCTGTTCTTCCACACTGGCGAGCAGGGTTTTTTCTAACAGTAGCCACTCACGACCACTGGGTTGCGCGGGTGCTACCGCACTGGGGCGTTCAGTGGGACGTTCGGGTGGCTGAGGGCTTTGATTATCAGGTTGTTTGTTTGGATCGGGTGGCCAATTGGGCATTAGAACTTCCTAAGACAAGACTTAAAAAAAAGATTTGCTAAGTATGGTGCTATTTTCTGCTGGGTTCAATAGGGATTTAGGGGCACATTCGTTAAAGGGAGCATTCGTTAAAGAGCCCAATGGTATTATAGGCTTAGCAGTTTGCCCGCTTATAAACCAATGACTAAGCTACGTGGCTTTTATTGCTCAATGCGTTAATTAGGCTAGTCTTTCTTATCCTAGCCCGCATCACTCTGTATTGTTCGGCAGGTTGGCATTGACTGTAGGTAGGGTTATAACCTGCCCCAACTGATTGATACTGGTATTGCTCAATTTTCGGTGCTGCTGCTCTTGTAGTTGTGAGTGGGTGTGGGTCAATAACAGGCTAGTTGAGAAAGGGTCGCTTTTTATATCTTGGTTTACATCTTGCGGGCATAGTAACTGCCAAAGTGACCAAAGAGACTGGTGGTTAGCCGCGTCTACTAGCAGGTGATGTTGGGATTTAGAGGACTCTTTATTAATAATAGTGTCTGCAATAGCAGTATCTTTAATAGCAGTGTTTTTAATAGCAGTGTTTTTAATAGCAGGGTCTCTAATCACAGCGGCGCTATTAACCGTGGTCGCTATCAGGGTCGGTGTCAGCGGATGAGCGGCGCTAAATTGATAGACCTCAATGGGCTGTGCGCTAGTGACTATAACCGCACAGCTAGCGACATTGGCGGCATTAAGCTCAGGCCAGCCGGTAAGCCCCTTAAGACGCAGAGTACTTGTATCTGTTTGCCAAAGTTGTCCGACTTGGCAAGTCACTGCTGGTGAGAGTGCTCGGTGCTTATTAGCATGGTCAGCTTGGTCGGTATAGTCAGCAGGGTCAGCAACTTCAAGCTCGCCCGCTAACCACCATTGACCTACGGGTATTTGCTGCATCAAAGTGGTTGCTACGGTAGCCACTGTAACTGCATTAGGCATTTGAGAATTAGCCGCATTAGTATCAACATCAGGTTTAGGCGTACTAGACTCAACATCAGAACTAGCGGCTATAGCGGCGGTTTGAACGACAATACCCTGTAAACTTTTGACCCCTAGCGCCCCGAGTTGTTGCTGTAAACGCTCGCTCACCCTATCTGGCTGTAGCGTCATATAAGCCATTTGCTTATCATTGCGATAATCAGCCAGTAGTAACCAATGGGCTTGCTGCGTTTCTTCCTTAATTAGCAACACTTGCAGATTGCTTTCCGTGGTGGGCAATAGATAGACTTTGGTTGCAGACGCCCCCTCTTCGGCTTGTGCAGGCAGCATAGTAACTATCAGTAGCGATAAAGGAGGCAGCGCTAACCAACGCGAAAGCATACCTTTGGGCAATAACCAAGGCAGTAAAATCAAAGTTACAATCAGCAAGGTGCCGAAATTCACCGGTGTATAGAGCCAAGCATCATTCTGTCTGCTGACGACTTGCCAGCCGACGATAGTAGCCATAGTATTGTGCGTGACCAGCACGATAGCCGTCACTAGTTGCCACAGCATCGTAGCTACTGCAGGCGATAACAGATAGCAAACCCCAGCGAGTAAGTTTAGCGGCACGATAATCATGCCATATAGCCCGATGGCCACTAGGTTAATGATAAGCCCCCATAGCGAGACCTTACCAAACAGCAATAACGTCAACGGTAACAGCGCGATAAACAACCACAACTGCAGTTTAATAAGTTGCCAACCACGCGCCACCAAGCTTTTTCTTAGGCGCAAAAGTAACGACGTATCAATAGGTCGCGGCAAGGATTCCTCTCTCGCCTGCTCCCCTTGCTCATACAGCAGCAATAAAGCAACCGCAATAAAGGACAGCCAGTAGCCCACTTGCCACAGTACAAAGGGGTCTGCCCAAGCCATTAATACTGCTAAGGCCAACAACACCTTTAACGGGCGTACGGGGACTAGACTCAGCCGCACCATTCCGATAGCCACGAGCATCCAAGCGGTTCGCGCTGCTGGGACATCAAACCCTGTAAAAGCAGCATAAAGAAAGGCGGTCACCACCATAACCAACCACCGCAGTTGCCACCTGGGCAGCCAGACATAAAGGCTTGCGGCTCTCTTCGTCATGATGTTGGTGACTAACGTGGATAATATTATCGCCAGAAATAAAACGTGCGTGCCTGATATGGCTAATAGGTGCGAGATGCCTGCCAATTGATATAAGGCTTTAGTATCTCGAGTAATAAGCGCCCGATCACCAGTCAATAAACTTAACGTGACTGCGCGAGCTTGGCGTTGGGAGTCGCTAAGCTCGGAGCTCTGATGTGAAAAGTTCTGCTCTAAGAAGTGTTGCCTTAAACGCCACCGTAAGGTGGTCTTGCCAGGAGATAATAGCGGCGCCCCCGAACTCGATCCAGCCTCGCCTGTTGGAACAATCTTGACTATCTTAGCCGTCGCTGCAATATGTCTGGTGCGCAACCACCGTTGGCTGTCAAAACCACTGGCAGCCACCTTATGTTGTGTTGCCCTATTGCTTGAGTCTATAGGCCTTAGTACTAATGTCATCCATACTTGCTGGTCGGGCAATAAGGTATTCACGACCGCTAGCGGGTCTTTTTTTTGCGTACTGTGCTTACTAGCAGTCCCTGCAGTATAGGCGTAGGCACTGAGCAATACTTTTACTGGTTCGCTAATCGTTAATGGGTCAGCCGCAGTGGGCGCTAAAAACTGCCAAGGCGCAGCCATTTGTTGCGCCGCGTTATGACTTAACGGTCTAATATGGGTCAAGGTAGCGACTTGCCGATAGCCCGTATCTAGTGCAGGGTCATAAAGACTGTCACTCAGTCCATCAATAGTGACCAATGCCGTAACGCGCATTGACTGGTCTAAACTGCGCTGCTCAGCTGCATAATAGTGGCTTAGCGTTATCAACAGGCTAATGATGATTAGCACTATGGCCGAGATATAGCGCAATCCTTGCTTCAATGCCTTCTTTTTTGCTAATGGCTTAGGATTAAGCGTAGCGTTTGCAGAGGATGCTTGGTTTGTGGGTGTTACTGGGGTTGCTCGAGCCTGCAAGCGCTCTATAAGATAGACTAGCAGCATCCCTAGACCAAATAGTGCCAGTTGCGTGCCAGCTGTCGCTAGCCAAGGCAGTAAAGAGGTCAGCTCTGCCAGACTAGGCGTTTTATGGGCATGGGTCGCGGACCACTGGGCCATAACGGCCAATACGCCCATCATTACCAGAAGAATTGAGCTGCTTACCCACCAAAACACGCGTATCCTTAGCCTGACTCTAGGTAGGTTAAGAGTAACGGTCTTTTCGATATAAAAGCAATCTTATAATTTAATTATTCTTATTTTTTAGTTTAAAATTACTGTTTAATATAAGAGCGGTATTTACTTTTAAATGCTTAATTATTGGGTTATTTTATTCGCAGTGATTAAGGCAATTTAGAATAGATGAAAATTAATAATCCCCCTTAATAATTATTAACTTATTAATCTAGATAGAAATTATTACAACTACTGGCCATAATACTCAATAAGGGGTCATGACCTAAGCTAAACCATCATGCTATGATGCTCTAGTGACAAATAAGCTAAGTAAATATACCGCTATTTTATAAAAGCTCGGTATAATCAAGGGCGTGGAATTAAGGACTTGGAATAATATCACTCGGACTCTATTTGCGGACTATTATTAAAAAGTTACCACCTCACGATAGTTGCTAAATCTCGCAATAGTCACTAAATGATAGTGCTGTTACAACCTTCTATAAGTACATGCAACGATGCTATCGACTGTAATACCCCAAAGATAATAGCTACTCAGTAAGCAATACAATTAAGGCAGGCCTGTGCCCCAAAAGAAACTCAAATCGTGGCTGCCCACGCCCGAGCAAATCCTTCAAAGCAAAACTCTAAAGTTATTTGCGCCGCATTTAGCTGACCCACGACTGTGGCATTTTAACCGTCACAGTCTTAACAAAGCGGTTTATATCGGCGTGCTTTGCGCGTTTTTTCCGCTGCCTGGTCAGATGCCGCTAGCGTTAATTGGGGCGCTCATGTTTCGGGCGAATGTGCCTATGGCGCTGGCTTTGACTTGGATTACCAACCCTTTTACTACCCTACCGGTCTTTTACGCGGCTTATTATGTCGGAGCGCTAATACTGGATGCTCCCATGATCAGTTTGCGCATGATAGCGCGCATGATTGCCGATTTTAGTACTTGGGTTTTCTCCGACGGCGCCAACCCCTTTATTACTTATCAAGGCAGTTTTTCCTTAGCGGCCTTTTGCCTAGGGTTGGTCATCCTAGCTACAATCACCAGCATTATCTGCGGCATTGCCTTTAAAATATTATGGCGCTATAAAGTCGTCACTACTTGGCAACAACGCCATGGCTATCGTCCTAAAAATAGTAAAGCGACCAAATCTACCAAAGCTACGAGAAATACTACTAATCCTGAGCGCTAATTCCCCCCTAGTACTCTTTTAATACTTCAAATTCTGCCCTGCTCTAAACGGCTAGCAACTCGGTTATAACTTGAGTCGTGCGGCTACCTTGTTTGTAAAAGAGATTAAAAACAAGTAAATATCTAGAGCGCGCCATAAAAAAAGCCAGACCACAACTTAATGTGCTCTGGCTTTTTTCTTTATAGGGCTCTGGCTAACAGCAGGGAATAGAATGGTTTAGTACTGCTCCCAATGCCCATTACGGATGAGCAATTGGCGATCGGCCAACGCCGCTAAGTTACGGTCGTGAGTGACCATAAGTAATGCGGTATCGAGCGTCGTCTGCAACTCTGTCAATAACCCAAAGATACTCTGGGCGTTATCATAGTCCAAGTTCCCTGTAGGCTCATCGGCCAAAATGACAGAAGGTTTCGTTACTAGTGCGCGGGCTATAGCCACCCGTTGGCGCTCCCCTCCTGATAGCTCACCAGGACGATGGTCCAAACGGTGGCCTAGACCTACCTTCTCTAACAACTCCATCGCTTGTTGGCGAGCATCGGTCGTGGTCACTTTTGGGCGCATAAGCAGCGGCATAGCCACGTTTTCTACTGCGGTAAACTCTGCCAGTAGGTGATGGAACTGGTAAACAAAGCCCAAATGCTCATTACGCATCTCACCACGTTGGGTCTCATTCATAGTATTCAGGCACTTACCATGCAACCAAACCTCACCCTCCGTAGGCGTATCAAGACCACCTAAAATATGCAATAAGGTACTCTTTCCCGAGCCGCTAGTGCCGACGATAGCGATACGCTCGCCTGGGTTGACCGTTAAATCCAAGCCGGTTAATACTTGCGTGCGAATCTTACCTTCGTCGTAAGTTTTACTAATATTTTTGGCGACCAATATAGGCGACATGTCCCATCCTTAAAATAACTTGCGAACAACTTATAGAGTAATTGACAGCCTAGCAGGCTGCTCATTTAGCCTACCTGCATTCTGCTAAGCCCCACTCTACTACTGAATATCTATTATCAACGTCTGCTTTTAGCCAACCTTATTCATAACGCAGCGTTTGTGCTGGTTGAATCTTCGCGGCACGGCGAGCAGGATAAATAGTGGCTAAGAAACTCAGCGCAAAAGACGCTAGAGTAATCACCAACACGTCGGTCACGCGCAATTGTGAAGGCAGATA contains the following coding sequences:
- a CDS encoding CPBP family intramembrane glutamic endopeptidase, whose protein sequence is MTVPPSKAVPTPLFSRLGVLGLVIVMIASFFVSQLLGLYIAAKMVLPDAAELTIGELFAQGGEQGTIVSLSVLFCFVLLSLLTYLLVARKVSNSQQLFAYLGFRRITGRMLLQGASLLTLFILVNEVASQLLDRTPLDFVDPLFASTNAKWLLVLVIVVVAPLYEELVFRGLIWSAIAEQFDRQRGVIIASIISSILFAAIHTQYELFEMSAIFVLALIFCYVRVKSNSLWLPILLHILNNGVAMVLYLTMGSGA
- a CDS encoding alpha/beta fold hydrolase, which produces MLNPLKKRTTARNAAIKLPAASKLTNKPVIHFAHANGIPSAVYAPLFAVLEDTYTIEYVPLLGPNPDYPVDNHWQALTEQVINSVTQACKKHGVSQVIGLGHSLGALCTLQATYRRPELFTRVVLMDPPWVYGKDSFIWHMAKLGDRLPKMNHRLMDKMSPANMSKRRRDTWDSREEAYEQLRDKGMFKHFEERCFQGYIDHGLTDCDDGTVTLTIPKDDEVAIFRTNPSWYWLTPNKPPKVPVKLIIAEDGIFIKRKFPQKINKRLGIDYEIYPGGHMFPLEQPEAVAKRIKQLLAAAN
- the sppA gene encoding signal peptide peptidase SppA, with the translated sequence MPNWPPDPNKQPDNQSPQPPERPTERPSAVAPAQPSGREWLLLEKTLLASVEEQRRARRWSIFFKLLTFGYILLLFLTLGRGCSGSKAPTGMEGMDTSKPHLAVVDLQGVISNDDKANAYDINKALTKAFENKNAKAVALNINSPGGSPVQSDQIWLRMMELRKEHPDKKLYAVIGDIGASGAYYIASAADEIYVNPSSLVGSIGVIMPSYDIEGLMDKVGVKDRTITAGEYKDILSLSRPLTDYEEKHVKNVLANTHKHFINAVTEGRGNRLKNPEQNKLFSGLFWTGEQSIQLGLADKTGSVYSLEKALKLDNVVNYSPVDPFERLFDRFAIKMGAGLGSNIKLDVLPNEQNTAELR
- a CDS encoding ComEC/Rec2 family competence protein, with the translated sequence MAQWSATHAHKTPSLAELTSLLPWLATAGTQLALFGLGMLLVYLIERLQARATPVTPTNQASSANATLNPKPLAKKKALKQGLRYISAIVLIIISLLITLSHYYAAEQRSLDQSMRVTALVTIDGLSDSLYDPALDTGYRQVATLTHIRPLSHNAAQQMAAPWQFLAPTAADPLTISEPVKVLLSAYAYTAGTASKHSTQKKDPLAVVNTLLPDQQVWMTLVLRPIDSSNRATQHKVAASGFDSQRWLRTRHIAATAKIVKIVPTGEAGSSSGAPLLSPGKTTLRWRLRQHFLEQNFSHQSSELSDSQRQARAVTLSLLTGDRALITRDTKALYQLAGISHLLAISGTHVLFLAIILSTLVTNIMTKRAASLYVWLPRWQLRWLVMVVTAFLYAAFTGFDVPAARTAWMLVAIGMVRLSLVPVRPLKVLLALAVLMAWADPFVLWQVGYWLSFIAVALLLLYEQGEQAREESLPRPIDTSLLLRLRKSLVARGWQLIKLQLWLFIALLPLTLLLFGKVSLWGLIINLVAIGLYGMIIVPLNLLAGVCYLLSPAVATMLWQLVTAIVLVTHNTMATIVGWQVVSRQNDAWLYTPVNFGTLLIVTLILLPWLLPKGMLSRWLALPPLSLLIVTMLPAQAEEGASATKVYLLPTTESNLQVLLIKEETQQAHWLLLADYRNDKQMAYMTLQPDRVSERLQQQLGALGVKSLQGIVVQTAAIAASSDVESSTPKPDVDTNAANSQMPNAVTVATVATTLMQQIPVGQWWLAGELEVADPADYTDQADHANKHRALSPAVTCQVGQLWQTDTSTLRLKGLTGWPELNAANVASCAVIVTSAQPIEVYQFSAAHPLTPTLIATTVNSAAVIRDPAIKNTAIKNTAIKDTAIADTIINKESSKSQHHLLVDAANHQSLWSLWQLLCPQDVNQDIKSDPFSTSLLLTHTHSQLQEQQHRKLSNTSINQLGQVITLPTVNANLPNNTE
- a CDS encoding DUF2062 domain-containing protein: MPQKKLKSWLPTPEQILQSKTLKLFAPHLADPRLWHFNRHSLNKAVYIGVLCAFFPLPGQMPLALIGALMFRANVPMALALTWITNPFTTLPVFYAAYYVGALILDAPMISLRMIARMIADFSTWVFSDGANPFITYQGSFSLAAFCLGLVILATITSIICGIAFKILWRYKVVTTWQQRHGYRPKNSKATKSTKATRNTTNPER
- the lolD gene encoding lipoprotein-releasing ABC transporter ATP-binding protein LolD, which encodes MSPILVAKNISKTYDEGKIRTQVLTGLDLTVNPGERIAIVGTSGSGKSTLLHILGGLDTPTEGEVWLHGKCLNTMNETQRGEMRNEHLGFVYQFHHLLAEFTAVENVAMPLLMRPKVTTTDARQQAMELLEKVGLGHRLDHRPGELSGGERQRVAIARALVTKPSVILADEPTGNLDYDNAQSIFGLLTELQTTLDTALLMVTHDRNLAALADRQLLIRNGHWEQY